In Pseudomonas alcaliphila JAB1, a single window of DNA contains:
- a CDS encoding MarR family transcriptional regulator gives MSYPDQHRFAMQVAQLSRAWRSELDRRLVGLGLSQARWLVLLHLARFSEMPTQRELAQSIGVEGPTLARLLDSLESQGLVIRVAVPEDRRAKKIALQPNAQPLIEKIEAISTQLRHEVFAGIDEEDLRRCQQVHARVLGNLMK, from the coding sequence ATGTCTTACCCCGATCAACATCGCTTTGCCATGCAAGTTGCCCAGCTATCCCGTGCCTGGCGTTCCGAACTCGATAGACGCCTGGTAGGGCTGGGCCTGTCCCAGGCCCGCTGGCTGGTGCTGCTGCACCTGGCGCGCTTCAGTGAAATGCCGACCCAGCGTGAATTGGCGCAAAGCATCGGCGTAGAAGGGCCGACGCTGGCGCGTCTACTCGACAGTCTCGAAAGTCAGGGGCTGGTTATTCGCGTGGCGGTACCCGAAGACCGCCGTGCCAAGAAGATTGCACTGCAGCCCAATGCACAGCCTTTGATCGAGAAGATCGAAGCGATTTCCACCCAACTGCGCCATGAAGTCTTCGCCGGCATCGACGAGGAGGATCTGCGTCGCTGTCAGCAGGTGCACGCTCGAGTGCTCGGCAACCTGATGAAGTGA
- a CDS encoding FimV/HubP family polar landmark protein — MAPALGLGEITLHSALNQPFEAEIELLEVGDLGAQDLRVGLAPAEVFSRSGVERFYFLNDLRFTPLLQGSRSVIRVVSNRPVREPYLNFIVEVARPNGQLLREYTVLLDPPGSSAYSAVAAPSATAPSQPSTRAAASLSPVSTVTPPRASAGHRHQVSRGDSLWSIAARLREQGSTLSQQALMEGILALNPNAFAGGDPGRLQAGAELLLPDAARAEAVQATAAPVAAEAAPALAANTAEGPVSAPLAALEPAPQQSESLELLAEKQRQVDLELANQAAENLQLQQGLAQLQLQLQQLQEQLAQKDAQLAELAARTPVESVTQPNSTAPASVEEPATAARGWWSTLLAGGIGLLLLLGALFWAVRRRGEKTKSVVQVQPKAQPPQQQSRPQLAAVVAPVSAAPVAKVVPTPAPARAPGPVDPLEAANVYIAYGRLSEARGELNKALAQEPQRSDLRFRLLEVLALLGDGVGFAREEEVLRAEAFDAARIDALKARHPDLRVIQQAPIEPVAALQPAAEPSTEPDFQLNLDDLSLDADWDLVSPFPATAKAKPKAAAEQEFDASFASNLQELPEVFELHHEDEQLSAFGEMEMVLSDEVPALDDNFLDAFAGDADATAALQGDIDHLAGNPEHMAQLNQALAYIKQGDIATACDILNEVIDHGDDEQRKAARQLLAEIA; from the coding sequence ATGGCTCCGGCGCTTGGTTTGGGTGAAATCACGCTGCATTCTGCGCTGAATCAGCCTTTCGAGGCCGAGATCGAGCTGCTGGAAGTGGGTGATCTGGGCGCGCAGGATCTGCGTGTCGGTCTGGCACCAGCCGAGGTGTTCAGTCGTTCGGGGGTGGAGCGCTTCTACTTTCTCAACGATCTGCGTTTCACGCCGCTTCTGCAGGGATCACGTAGTGTGATCCGCGTGGTGTCGAACCGTCCGGTACGCGAGCCGTACCTGAACTTCATCGTCGAAGTGGCGCGTCCCAATGGCCAACTGCTGCGTGAGTACACCGTGCTGCTGGATCCTCCAGGCTCTTCGGCTTATTCCGCCGTGGCTGCGCCAAGCGCTACGGCGCCTTCGCAACCCTCTACTCGCGCCGCGGCATCGCTCTCGCCGGTCAGCACGGTCACGCCACCGAGGGCATCGGCTGGGCACCGTCATCAGGTCAGCCGTGGCGACAGCCTCTGGTCCATCGCCGCGCGCCTGCGTGAGCAGGGCAGTACGCTATCTCAGCAGGCGCTGATGGAGGGCATTCTTGCCCTCAACCCGAATGCCTTTGCTGGCGGTGATCCAGGTCGTCTACAGGCTGGCGCCGAGCTGCTGCTGCCGGATGCCGCCCGTGCGGAGGCTGTCCAGGCGACCGCTGCTCCGGTCGCTGCCGAGGCCGCACCTGCGCTCGCTGCAAACACTGCCGAAGGGCCCGTGAGCGCGCCTCTGGCTGCCCTCGAGCCAGCGCCGCAACAAAGCGAAAGCCTGGAGCTGCTGGCCGAGAAGCAGCGCCAGGTCGATCTGGAACTGGCCAACCAGGCTGCGGAGAATCTGCAACTGCAGCAGGGGTTGGCGCAACTGCAATTGCAACTGCAGCAGCTGCAGGAGCAACTGGCGCAGAAGGACGCTCAGTTGGCTGAGCTGGCTGCGCGTACGCCGGTTGAGTCGGTTACTCAGCCTAATTCCACCGCGCCGGCCAGTGTCGAAGAACCCGCGACAGCAGCGCGCGGCTGGTGGTCGACGCTGCTGGCCGGTGGTATTGGGCTTCTGCTGTTGCTCGGTGCGCTTTTCTGGGCCGTGCGGCGGCGCGGCGAGAAAACCAAGTCGGTGGTGCAGGTACAGCCCAAGGCGCAGCCGCCTCAGCAACAGTCTCGTCCACAACTCGCTGCGGTGGTCGCACCCGTTAGCGCAGCTCCTGTGGCCAAGGTGGTGCCGACTCCAGCCCCGGCGCGCGCGCCAGGGCCGGTCGACCCGCTCGAGGCAGCCAATGTCTATATCGCCTACGGCCGTCTCAGCGAGGCGCGTGGTGAGCTGAACAAGGCGCTGGCGCAGGAGCCACAACGTAGTGACTTGCGCTTCCGCCTGCTGGAAGTGCTGGCGTTGCTGGGCGATGGAGTGGGCTTCGCGCGCGAGGAGGAAGTGCTGCGTGCCGAAGCGTTCGACGCCGCGCGCATCGATGCGCTGAAGGCGCGTCATCCTGATCTGCGGGTGATTCAGCAGGCACCGATCGAGCCTGTCGCTGCCCTGCAACCTGCGGCAGAGCCTTCGACTGAACCTGATTTTCAGCTCAACCTCGACGACCTGTCGCTGGATGCCGACTGGGATCTGGTCAGCCCGTTCCCGGCAACTGCCAAGGCCAAACCCAAGGCCGCTGCTGAGCAGGAGTTCGATGCGTCGTTCGCCAGCAACCTGCAGGAGCTGCCCGAGGTGTTCGAACTGCATCATGAAGACGAGCAGTTGAGCGCCTTCGGTGAGATGGAAATGGTGCTTAGTGATGAGGTGCCGGCGCTGGATGACAACTTCCTGGACGCTTTCGCCGGTGATGCCGATGCCACCGCTGCTCTGCAGGGCGACATCGACCACCTGGCGGGCAATCCGGAGCACATGGCCCAGCTCAACCAGGCCCTGGCTTATATCAAACAGGGCGATATCGCCACGGCCTGCGATATCCTCAACGAGGTGATCGACCACGGCGATGACGAACAGAGGAAGGCTGCGCGCCAGTTGTTGGCGGAAATCGCCTGA
- a CDS encoding patatin-like phospholipase family protein has protein sequence MRRLLFSLLCLFALSSLPVIAAERVGLVLSGGAARGLAHIGVLKALEEQGIRIDAIAGTSMGAIIGGLYAAGYSVAELERLALELDWQQALSDSPPREDIPFRRKQDDRDFLIKQKLSFRDDGSLGLPLGVIQGQNLALLLESLLVHRSATRDFDHLPIPYRAVATDVVTGEQVIMGSGHLPQVMRASMSIPAVFAPVEVDGRLLVDGGMVNNVPIDVARQMGVDHVIVVDLGMPLKPAKELLTVVDVMNQSINLMMRKNSEAQLETLEADDVLILPPLAGFGVADFTRGEQMMDAGYRATQIQAERLARLRTSSAGNPALAMARSREQRTPVIREIQVENDSKVGDAVIRRHIRQPLGEPLDMDRLQKDMGTLYGLDYFERVQYRVEPLDERGSALVIDARGKRTGTDYLRLGLNLSDDMRGDSAFNIGASYRINGINELGAEWLTRLQLGDRQELYSEFYQPLDAGSRYFVAPYLFGEAQNVEAILDNDPIAEYRLERYGYGLNLGRQIANNGEIRFGIAQAWGEADVRVGERDLPSFSFSEGYYELLYSFDTLDNLDFPRTGEDIGLMLRKYDRGLGSDEAYRQWQLKLDKAYSHGPNTWLFGGRYGRTLDEAEVVTSGFILGGAQELSGFRQDSLSGQNMALARMIYYRRMTPTSMLPLNFPLYLGLSLERGRAWNNDNAFDSGYINAASIFLGLDTPLGPLNFSYGFNDEREKALYLNLGKSF, from the coding sequence ATGCGCCGCCTGCTCTTTTCGCTGCTCTGCCTGTTCGCCCTGTCCAGCCTTCCGGTCATCGCCGCCGAGCGAGTCGGCCTGGTGCTCTCGGGCGGTGCCGCCCGTGGCCTGGCGCATATTGGCGTGCTCAAGGCGCTGGAGGAACAAGGTATTCGCATCGACGCCATCGCCGGCACCAGCATGGGCGCCATCATCGGCGGGCTCTATGCCGCCGGCTATTCGGTGGCGGAGCTTGAGCGCCTGGCGCTGGAACTGGACTGGCAACAGGCGCTGTCTGACTCACCGCCGCGCGAGGACATCCCCTTTCGCCGCAAGCAGGACGACCGCGACTTTCTGATCAAGCAGAAACTCAGTTTCCGCGACGACGGCAGCCTTGGCCTGCCGCTGGGCGTGATCCAGGGGCAGAATCTGGCGCTGCTGCTGGAAAGTCTGCTGGTACACCGCAGCGCCACCCGCGACTTCGATCACCTGCCGATCCCCTATCGCGCCGTGGCCACCGATGTGGTCACGGGTGAGCAGGTGATCATGGGCAGCGGTCATCTGCCGCAGGTGATGCGCGCCAGTATGTCGATCCCTGCGGTGTTCGCCCCGGTGGAAGTGGATGGCCGCCTGCTGGTCGATGGCGGCATGGTCAACAACGTGCCAATCGACGTCGCGCGGCAGATGGGCGTCGATCACGTCATCGTCGTCGACCTGGGCATGCCACTGAAACCGGCCAAGGAGCTGCTCACCGTGGTCGACGTGATGAACCAGTCGATCAACCTGATGATGCGCAAGAACTCCGAGGCTCAACTCGAAACGCTGGAGGCGGACGACGTATTGATCCTGCCGCCTCTGGCCGGCTTCGGCGTCGCCGACTTCACCCGTGGCGAACAGATGATGGACGCCGGGTATCGCGCCACGCAGATTCAGGCCGAGCGCTTGGCCCGTTTGCGTACCAGCAGTGCCGGCAACCCGGCACTGGCCATGGCGCGCTCGCGCGAACAGCGCACACCGGTGATTCGTGAGATCCAGGTGGAAAACGACTCGAAAGTCGGCGACGCGGTGATTCGCCGGCACATTCGCCAGCCGCTGGGCGAACCACTGGACATGGATCGTCTGCAAAAAGACATGGGCACCCTTTACGGCCTCGACTACTTCGAGCGCGTGCAATACCGGGTAGAGCCACTGGACGAGCGCGGCAGTGCGCTGGTGATCGATGCCCGCGGTAAACGTACCGGCACCGACTACCTGCGCCTGGGGTTGAACCTGTCCGATGACATGCGTGGCGACAGCGCTTTCAACATCGGCGCCAGTTACCGCATCAACGGCATCAACGAGCTCGGCGCCGAATGGCTGACACGCCTGCAACTGGGTGACCGCCAGGAGCTCTACAGCGAGTTCTATCAACCGCTGGACGCCGGCTCACGCTACTTCGTCGCGCCCTACCTGTTCGGCGAGGCGCAGAACGTCGAAGCGATCCTGGACAACGACCCCATCGCCGAATATCGCCTGGAGCGCTACGGCTATGGCCTCAATCTCGGCCGGCAGATCGCCAACAACGGCGAGATTCGTTTCGGCATCGCTCAGGCCTGGGGCGAAGCGGATGTCCGCGTCGGCGAGCGCGATCTGCCCAGTTTCAGTTTCAGCGAGGGGTATTACGAGCTGCTGTACTCCTTCGACACCCTGGACAACCTCGACTTCCCGCGTACCGGCGAGGACATCGGCCTGATGCTGCGCAAGTATGACCGCGGACTAGGCTCGGACGAGGCATATCGGCAATGGCAGCTGAAGCTGGACAAGGCCTACAGCCATGGCCCCAACACCTGGCTGTTCGGCGGGCGCTACGGGCGCACCCTGGATGAGGCGGAAGTGGTCACCTCGGGCTTCATTCTCGGTGGCGCCCAGGAGCTGTCGGGCTTTCGTCAGGACTCGCTGAGCGGCCAGAACATGGCATTGGCGCGGATGATCTACTACCGGCGCATGACGCCAACCTCGATGTTGCCGCTGAACTTCCCGCTATACCTGGGCCTGTCGCTGGAGCGCGGCCGCGCCTGGAACAACGACAACGCCTTCGACAGCGGCTACATCAACGCAGCCAGCATCTTCCTTGGTCTGGATACGCCGCTGGGCCCGCTGAACTTCAGCTACGGCTTCAACGACGAGCGGGAAAAGGCGCTGTATCTCAATCTGGGCAAAAGCTTCTGA
- a CDS encoding SelT/SelW/SelH family protein: protein MPDQKPEIVITYCTQCQWLLRAAWLAQELLSTFADELGRVSLEPGTGGVFRILCNGQQIWERKADGGFPEAKVLKQRVRDLIDPGRDLGHNDRA from the coding sequence ATGCCCGATCAGAAGCCCGAAATCGTCATCACCTATTGCACCCAGTGTCAGTGGCTGCTGCGCGCCGCCTGGCTGGCTCAGGAGCTGCTGAGTACCTTTGCCGACGAGCTCGGCCGGGTCAGCCTGGAGCCAGGCACTGGCGGCGTGTTCCGCATCCTCTGCAATGGCCAGCAGATCTGGGAACGCAAGGCCGATGGTGGTTTCCCCGAGGCCAAGGTACTCAAGCAGCGGGTGCGCGATCTGATCGATCCAGGTCGCGATCTGGGTCACAACGACCGCGCTTGA
- a CDS encoding DMT family transporter → MTERNALLAIHLGALLFGLSGIFGKLAATTPNMIAGGRAFFAVLALSLAAVLWRSRNAVRPSLRQMALLALGGLLLGTHWVTFFEAVKVSGVAIATLGFASFPAFTVLLEGLLFRERTRPGEFAMVGVVCVGLILVTPEFSLNSDATVGLLWAVLSGFLFALLSLLNRASTRGLDPVKAALYQNITVLICFLPLAWPLLPSVRPVDWLWLAMLGIFCTGLAHSLFVASLRVLKARTTAVIFALEPVYGILFAWWLFSEQPTLRMLAGGVLIVSAIFVSARMAR, encoded by the coding sequence ATGACGGAACGTAACGCCCTGCTGGCGATTCACCTGGGTGCCCTGCTGTTCGGCCTGTCGGGCATTTTCGGCAAACTGGCGGCGACCACGCCGAACATGATTGCAGGCGGCCGCGCGTTCTTCGCCGTGCTCGCCTTGAGCCTGGCTGCGGTGCTCTGGCGCAGCCGCAATGCGGTTCGCCCGAGTCTACGGCAGATGGCTCTGCTGGCACTCGGCGGCCTGCTGCTGGGCACGCACTGGGTCACCTTCTTCGAAGCGGTGAAGGTTTCCGGCGTGGCCATCGCCACCCTCGGCTTCGCCAGCTTCCCGGCCTTCACCGTACTGCTGGAGGGCCTGCTGTTTCGCGAGCGCACCCGCCCCGGCGAGTTCGCCATGGTCGGCGTGGTATGCGTGGGGCTGATCCTGGTCACGCCCGAGTTCAGCCTGAACAGTGACGCCACAGTCGGATTGCTGTGGGCGGTGCTGTCGGGCTTTCTGTTCGCCCTGCTGTCGCTGCTCAATCGCGCCAGCACCCGTGGCCTCGACCCGGTAAAGGCCGCGCTGTACCAGAACATCACCGTACTGATCTGCTTCCTGCCGCTGGCCTGGCCACTGCTGCCCAGCGTGCGCCCGGTGGACTGGCTGTGGCTGGCCATGCTCGGCATTTTCTGCACAGGCCTGGCACACAGCCTGTTCGTCGCCAGCCTGCGCGTGCTCAAGGCGCGCACCACAGCAGTGATCTTCGCCCTGGAACCGGTCTACGGGATTCTGTTCGCCTGGTGGCTGTTCAGCGAGCAGCCGACGCTGCGCATGCTGGCCGGAGGCGTGCTGATCGTCAGCGCCATCTTCGTTTCGGCGCGAATGGCGCGCTGA
- a CDS encoding tRNA-binding protein: MQTIEWQDFEKVELRVGTIRSARPNEKAVKPAYVLDVDLGELGVKTSSAQITAHYSCGELIGRQVLCVCNFAPKRIAGVRSEVLVTGVYDNDNRVVLAGFDQPLPNGARLA; encoded by the coding sequence ATGCAAACCATCGAATGGCAGGATTTCGAGAAAGTGGAACTGCGCGTCGGCACCATTCGCAGCGCTCGTCCCAATGAAAAGGCAGTGAAGCCGGCCTACGTGCTGGATGTGGATCTCGGCGAACTGGGCGTCAAGACCTCCAGCGCGCAGATCACCGCGCATTACAGCTGTGGCGAGCTGATTGGTCGCCAGGTGCTGTGCGTGTGCAATTTCGCCCCCAAACGCATCGCCGGGGTACGCTCGGAAGTGCTGGTCACCGGTGTCTATGACAACGACAACCGTGTCGTCCTCGCCGGATTCGACCAGCCATTGCCCAACGGTGCGCGCCTGGCATGA